From the genome of uncultured Cohaesibacter sp., one region includes:
- a CDS encoding P-II family nitrogen regulator codes for MKKIEAIIKPFKLDEVKEALQEVGLQGITVIEAKGFGRQKGHTELYRGAEYVVDFLPKVKVEVILSDDQVDQAVEAIQKAAQTGRIGDGKIFISSVEQAIRIRTGETGDEAI; via the coding sequence ATGAAAAAGATTGAGGCAATCATTAAACCCTTCAAACTTGATGAAGTGAAAGAAGCACTGCAGGAAGTTGGTCTGCAGGGCATCACCGTCATCGAAGCCAAGGGTTTTGGCCGCCAGAAAGGCCACACCGAACTGTATCGCGGCGCCGAATATGTCGTCGACTTCCTCCCGAAGGTCAAAGTTGAAGTCATTCTCTCTGACGATCAGGTCGATCAGGCAGTAGAAGCCATCCAGAAAGCAGCCCAGACCGGCCGCATCGGCGATGGCAAGATCTTCATTTCCTCCGTGGAACAGGCTATTCGCATTCGTACCGGCGAGACCGGCGACGAAGCAATCTAA